In the Azospirillum ramasamyi genome, one interval contains:
- a CDS encoding metallophosphoesterase — MTEARKIRLALMSDLHNEFEAPPGPARPTAAWMELHESRTSIPGHPEVGPLLDSLLGEGIDLVVLAGDIDIGARSIEYAKRVSLFLGAKVICVAGNHEGYDGRDFDLLIPEMRAAARATNGWVTFLENETAAFGFDGRRLHVLGCTLWTDYEANGDSTGEISQAMRRVADGLNDHRRLFLRGRLLTPAMAREMNLQSRSWLATEVERIRGEEGNDAEILIVTHHAPVLEASGPQHIGGRLTPAFVSDMTKEITAWRPVAWVFGHTHYSFDTMFGDTRIVSAQRGYVCIEPEAEGFMPKVIEL, encoded by the coding sequence ATGACCGAAGCCAGAAAGATCCGGCTGGCCTTGATGTCCGACCTCCACAACGAGTTCGAGGCACCGCCGGGTCCTGCAAGGCCGACGGCGGCGTGGATGGAGTTGCATGAAAGCCGAACCAGCATTCCCGGACATCCGGAGGTTGGTCCTTTGCTCGACAGCCTTCTTGGAGAAGGCATCGATCTTGTTGTCCTGGCCGGGGATATTGACATCGGTGCAAGGAGCATCGAGTACGCCAAGAGGGTATCCCTGTTTCTTGGCGCGAAGGTCATCTGCGTGGCCGGTAATCACGAAGGGTACGATGGCCGTGATTTTGACCTCCTGATCCCGGAGATGCGGGCCGCCGCGCGAGCGACCAATGGCTGGGTGACCTTCCTGGAGAACGAAACAGCCGCTTTCGGCTTCGACGGTCGCCGCCTGCATGTCCTCGGGTGCACCCTATGGACGGATTACGAAGCCAACGGAGATTCGACAGGGGAAATCTCGCAGGCGATGAGGCGCGTGGCCGACGGCTTGAACGACCATCGCCGCTTGTTCCTCCGGGGGCGCCTGTTGACGCCAGCGATGGCCAGAGAGATGAACCTGCAAAGCCGCTCCTGGCTCGCGACCGAGGTTGAGCGCATCCGTGGCGAAGAAGGTAACGACGCCGAAATCCTGATCGTCACCCACCACGCGCCAGTCCTGGAGGCCAGCGGACCGCAACACATCGGGGGTCGGCTCACCCCGGCCTTCGTGAGCGACATGACCAAGGAAATCACCGCGTGGCGCCCGGTGGCCTGGGTCTTCGGCCACACCCACTACAGCTTCGATACCATGTTCGGCGACACTCGCATCGTATCGGCGCAGCGCGGCTATGTGTGCATCGAGCCGGAAGCCGAGGGCTTCATGCCCAAGGTCATCGAACTTTGA
- a CDS encoding MYG1 family protein — translation MTNGLRLATHGGSFHCDEVLGYAILRRALPPEALATSRLMRTRDQSVIEAADIVWDVGGVFDPARRRFDHHQRGASMRPDGSPYSSAGLLWAAFGRDAVRAILAGRGDENVVGKIWTEMDEQVIRLVDLADNGKRPLPDFGDEGLDRAARIADGMALPSLVEVLNLPWDADVIDRALAEDERFARAAEIAGAFLDGRVEQIRARIAARDIVLETHARSADPRVLELDRGMPWQGPAHDADLPVLFAVYPDKGGDAWMVGCMPPEPGSFAQKLPLPAAWAGLRDAELARASGVPDAVFCHLKRFVGAARSRDGALAMARLALAAVNESSASEPVLKVR, via the coding sequence ATGACCAATGGACTTCGGCTCGCCACCCACGGCGGTTCTTTTCACTGCGACGAGGTGCTGGGCTACGCCATCCTGCGCCGGGCCCTGCCGCCCGAAGCGCTGGCCACCTCCAGGCTGATGCGCACCCGCGACCAGAGCGTTATCGAGGCCGCCGACATAGTCTGGGATGTCGGTGGAGTCTTCGACCCGGCGCGGCGGCGCTTCGACCACCATCAGCGCGGTGCCTCAATGCGTCCCGACGGGTCGCCCTACTCCTCGGCGGGCCTGCTGTGGGCCGCCTTTGGCCGCGACGCGGTGCGAGCCATCCTGGCCGGACGTGGCGACGAGAACGTCGTCGGGAAGATCTGGACGGAGATGGACGAACAGGTAATTCGTCTCGTCGACCTGGCTGACAACGGCAAGCGCCCTCTCCCTGACTTCGGCGACGAGGGCCTCGACCGGGCGGCCCGAATCGCCGACGGGATGGCTCTGCCGTCCCTGGTCGAGGTCCTGAACCTGCCCTGGGATGCCGACGTGATCGACCGGGCTCTGGCCGAGGACGAGCGCTTCGCCCGGGCCGCCGAGATCGCGGGAGCCTTCCTCGACGGCCGCGTCGAGCAGATCCGCGCCCGCATCGCCGCCCGCGACATCGTGCTGGAGACGCATGCCCGCTCGGCCGACCCGCGCGTGCTGGAGCTCGACCGCGGCATGCCCTGGCAGGGACCGGCGCATGACGCAGACCTGCCGGTGCTGTTCGCCGTCTACCCGGATAAGGGCGGCGACGCTTGGATGGTCGGCTGCATGCCGCCAGAGCCGGGTAGCTTTGCCCAGAAGCTGCCGCTGCCCGCGGCCTGGGCAGGCCTGCGCGACGCCGAACTTGCCCGCGCATCTGGCGTACCGGACGCCGTGTTCTGTCACCTGAAGCGCTTCGTCGGCGCCGCTCGCTCGCGCGATGGCGCGCTGGCGATGGCCCGGCTCGCCCTGGCTGCGGTCAATGAATCGTCTGCGTCGGAGCCGGTCCTCAAAGTTCGATGA